A section of the Amblyomma americanum isolate KBUSLIRL-KWMA chromosome 2, ASM5285725v1, whole genome shotgun sequence genome encodes:
- the LOC144119412 gene encoding uncharacterized protein LOC144119412 isoform X3, with product MTGAPAASFIFPSLFHYTLGEYGLRGTLLLTGAFMINIPLVGILLCQREPPKHGQTCSQEAAWSASKPTLHALSKPRKKEEENFTSSSSTSKMVTVEAHEKNIHGRSPISSKRTLSSCPLDATLTENSLILKSMPRSASIARVPPNMCQIAENATASIIHTRAKTLCTMAPGELQELLKLSIPVLLESKDIKNVLGEFKKEPHSISVSQRCSSRWSALAKSARAVISTPRFYVIAYGFWAYCFFLDTYLTVIVDYSKDSGVTEADAVHVLSFFSVTDALCRLLIPCLTDWKLISTSLLLALSCLLASLLAAGLPFLTEKVGFWTVALTLGLPCGYINVGIAESLSSVAGEENLPMALGFMSAAAAVGSFTTPCLIGAFRDTWGSYNDLFFVMASALIVGFALFAGLLAWDIFKRKTFVVSRQ from the exons ATGACGGGTGCGCCAGCGGCGTCGTTCATTTTTCCTTCGCTATTCCACTATACGCTGGGAGAGTACGGGCTACGTGGCACGCTCTTGCTGACTGGAGCCTTCATGATAAACATCCCACTAGTCGGGATTCTGCTTTGCCAACGCGAGCCGCCGAAACACGGACAGACATGCAGCCAAGAAGCCGCCTGGAGTGCTTCCAAACCAACATTACATGCACTCTcaaaaccaagaaaaaaagaagaagaaaacttcACCAGCTCATCATCAACGTCTAAAATGGTAACGGTTGAAGCGCATGAGAAAAATATTCATGGTCGTTCTCCTATTTCGAGCAAACGAACACTTTCGTCCTGCCCCTTAGATGCTACGTTAACTGAAAATTCCTTAATTTTAAAAAGCATGCCCAGAAGCGCATCTATAGCACGTGTGCCGCCGAATATGTGCCAAATTGCTGAAAATGCAACTGCATCCATCATACATACAAGGGCAAAAACGTTGTGCACTATGGCACCAGGTGAATTGCAAGAATTATTAAAACTCTCAATTCCAGTACTTCTTGAGAGCAAAGACATAAAAAACGTGCTTGGCGAATTCAAGAAGGAGCCACATTCTATATCTGTATCTCAAAGATGCTCGTCCAGATGGTCAGCACTGGCGAAAAGCGCTCGCGCAGTGATCTCTACGCCACGGTTTTACGTCATCGCTTACGGCTTCTGGGCGTACTGCTTCTTCCTAGACACCTACCTGACTGTCATTGTTGACTATTCCAAGGACAGCGGAGTCACCGAAGCTGACGCGGTACACGTGCTCAGCTTCTTTTCTGTAACAGACGCCCTGTGTCGGCTTCTCATACCATGCCTAACCGACTGGAAGTTAATCTCGACGTCTCTGCTGCTGGCTTTGTCCTGCCTTCTGGCATCGCTTCTCGCTGCTGGTTTGCCATTTCTCACTGAAAAAGTCGGCTTCTGGACAGTCGCTCTCACGTTAGGCCTACCCTGCGGCTACATTAACGTGGGAATCGCGGAAAGCCTGTCGTCCGTAGCAGGGGAAGAAAACCTGCCTATGGCTCTTGGGTTCATGTCTGCCGCCGCAGCTGTGGGATCCTTCACAACGCCTTGTTTAATAG GTGCATTTCGGGACACCTGGGGTTCATACAACGACCTTTTTTTTGTCATGGCGAGTGCGCTGATCGTCGGCTTCGCATTATTCGCTGGACTTCTGGCTTGGGACATCTTCAAGAGGAAAACATTCGTTGTATCGCGACAATGA